The Ictalurus punctatus breed USDA103 chromosome 6, Coco_2.0, whole genome shotgun sequence DNA segment AATGGAACATTTGTGGACAACTTAGAACACAACCTGGTATAAATTAGATTTTAAGAGTATGAACTATACATTTAAACCTTTAGTACATCTATAAGATTTCATAATTGCAAGTTAAGCGTTACTATAAAGCAGTTAATAAAGGACATTACCACTGCAACTTTGCTTTTTCACCTCCCTCAGGTTGCTGAAATGGTTAAGAAAAGTGGATTGACTGTCACATTTCATGTCCTGGGAGACGAAACATACCAGCAAGCCAAAAGCAGTGGCATAAACCTTGCAGAACCACAGTCCTATTCTGCTCAGAGTCAGCCCACCATGAACGGAGTCCCTGGACCAAGCCCTAAACTCAAAGTCTGTTTTCTGCAGAGGTCTGGCAGTGGCTTTGGTTTCTCGATCAAGTCCTCTAAAGGTGAAAAATGTTATAGATTctaaaacattatattttaaatcGGCCGAGTGATCTATAATTTGAAGAGTTCTCCTGTCCTCTCTGAATTCTCAAGGTGAAGAGGGAATGTTCATGACAGATGTGATTGTGGGAGGCACTGCTGATAATGCAGGGGTTAAGGCAGGTGATCGTATAGTAGAGATCAATGGAGAAAATGTAGAAGGTGCTACTCATGAGCAAACTGTGGGAATGGTAAGCAATGTTTCAACACTAAAGATGCCTAGAACATTTCTGTGTTGAGGTGTACGAGTTTGTTTTAGTAAGAAAATAATATCAGGCTCCGGTTGCTAGGTCAAAACTGCTGGAAACAGTGTGATGTTTTTACTTGTGGACGAGGACACGGACAAATACTACAAGAATAAACGCATCAGACTGGGACCTGGACTGGCTACAACGAAGCACCTACCACTGAAGCCTCGCATAGCTGAAATCACCAAGGGAGCCAATGGTTATGGTTTCTTCCTTATGGAAGACCCTAAAACTCCAGGTAGGCATGTCAATGAGGAGTAGCTAAGATGCTGATAGCATcttatatagatatagataaatATCTTTCAAATATAAATGACAGCTGCATGGTCTCATGTGAAGGAAAATAACAGTATGTGTGACCATATTACAGATGTGGGAGAGATTAGCATTAATGTAATCATAGGCCGCTAACATCATCCATATGTGCAGCTTCATTCACAGAAGGGACGTCATATGTTGTtattaaactatttatttacagtCTGATCAGACTCTTATATAGTAATCCATTTTAGCAACATTCGATTATACACAATCATTCATATGCAGTCATTCTCCCTGTCCACTCCAATTTCAAAAGGAACACAAAGAGTCGTAGTCACTTAACATTTGATTCACAGCAAATGCGTGCTGATTAAGTCTCACTGTAAACTCGTTTGAGTCCATTTGGCAGATCATAGAAGACAGACCTTGAGTAGacaattgtgttttttttacattttacattatgaGGTCTGACTGCACACATTTCTATATATGGTGAGATTACAATATGTAATTGTCCTTAAGGTCATTTCATTGGAGAAATAGACCGTGGGAGTCCTGCAGAAAAAGCAGGACTGAAGGAGAAGGACCAGCTGGTGGCTGTGGATGGAATGGAGGTTAATCACTGCACCCATGAGCAAGTAGTGGAGAAAATACGTCAGCTCGGAAATCTATGCTGCCTCTTGGTGGTTGATGCTGAAACAGACAAGATGTACAAGATGGTGAGTCTATTATAGtcgagtgttttgttttttgtttagattttttaatattttgccCAAATACATTGAGATTGAAATGTGTCAAAGTGGAGTTCTGAGTTTTGGAGTGTTTTATGTCcacgtttaatttttttttccagggtgGTATCTCTCCTTTACTTTATTGGGAGGAAATGCGGAGTTCCCTGCCTCAGCCGAGCAATCCTGAGCCTGAAAATAATGTCATCCCAGTCCCAGCCATGCCTGATGCTGCAGAGGAAATATATAAACCCAAATTGTGCCGCATGGAAAAGACCGCTGCTGGGTATGGTTTCCACCTCAATGGTATCCAAGGAGTGCACGGACAATATATCAAAGAGGTAGGAAGAACCTGTGAAATACATCTGAACAGATTATTCACGACTAAAATCAGCAAGTATCTCATACACATATATGCTTTGGAGAGTTCTCGATATTCACGCACAATATGACACATCGATAGGTGGTGAAAGGTGGAGCAGCAGACAGAGCCGGGCTAGAGGATGATGACATTGTGGTGGAGGTCAATGGGGTGAACATAGAGCAACGCACACATGAGGAGGCTGTGAATTTGATCCGCAGCAGTGGTGATACATTGGTCCTCCTTGTAGCAGGGAAAGCTGCCTATGATCACCTAAAAGCTAAAGGAGTTGCAATTACCCCCAAGCTGCTGGATACAGAGACAGCACCAATTCAGCCTCGTGAAAGGGTGAGCGCCATTTAACTTCTGAAGCCATAATCCCAATCCATTACTATTTACTAACACCACAAAAGTGTTACACACTCTGATTTGACTATAACCTCTGGTTCTCTATTTCAGACACCCTCTGTTTCATCTACATCCTCATCAGAAAATGAAGATATGAGGTTTTGAGAGACGTTTTCCAGTTGCTgggttatatgtatatatgatggCACGTTAGGttgcacaaataaattaaaagcttTTAATATAAGTAGTCAATAATTGCACTACCGGAAAAAGACAATCTTTTAAATGGAAAGCAGTCAGGTACTCTGTCCTCTCAGACTACAGGTGTTTACCAATCTACAAATAATGCTGGCAAGTAGAAAGCAGCAAATGCAGCAATGCTAAGTACTGCATCAGATCAGAGTTAACATTTTCCAAACAAAtccatgtatatattttttgtacgTATGTCAGGTATGGTAGACAACACCAATCTCAGATGTGAACAAAGGACACAAACCGTTAAATCATGCCATTGTCACGGGTGTTGATTGTGTAAGACCCTCTGATGCCTTTCATATACACATCTATGCTCTTTGCACCACAATGCTTTCGGGAATGGCAAGTACTTTGTACAGTTTAACCTTTTTTCACCTGTTTATCTCTACTTAAATGCATTCAAAGACATTCACCAAGTTAATATTTAGAGCCTAGATATTCAGCAGTGAGCTATTCACTCTGCTTAGGCCATTGTAtgaagtaataaaatatatatgctcattagtaaataaaaatttgcaTAATCACTATGTGCCATTCTGGATtctgtagttattattattatgaaaaaaatattaatttattgtatGTAAATTTTCACATGGATAAATCCATTTtgcaagtgttttatttgtgaTAAAAGCATATGATGATACACTGCAAGTTGATATACTGAATTATCATTGTATTTATAACAGAAGAACAGTGTAAAAACCAACCATGACTAAATTGCAAGCAATGCTGACTGCATGTCTGATACAATGAACAAAgacaaagcataaaaaaaacgCTTGCTAATCTTTTTAGTGGAAAAAACTTCAATCAAAATACCATCATGGACCATTAACTCTAGAATAACTTGACTAGTCAACCAAATACCCTTCACCTTTAAACCAAACAAGCACGATCTTGGGTCTTCCTGATTCAGGAAATTCAGTTCTGgtagaaataaaaaagaggCCTCTTAGAACCAGAAGGAAGAAGCAGCTTAACACTTCAGTTCATTTCCCTCAGATGAGGTCATTCAGTAGGTCACAGGGTCATGTGCTTCTCGGGTGCCTGCTTGTGTGCCAAGTAGAGGAAGAGGATGCTGGACAGAGCACTAACAAGGAAGATTACATCAAACCAGCGATGGTAGAAGTTGAA contains these protein-coding regions:
- the pdzk1 gene encoding Na(+)/H(+) exchange regulatory cofactor NHE-RF3, with the protein product MAGPRPRVIALSKREGQSYGFFLRVEEGEEGHLVRALEMGGPAELAGLKDGDRIIRVNGTFVDNLEHNLVAEMVKKSGLTVTFHVLGDETYQQAKSSGINLAEPQSYSAQSQPTMNGVPGPSPKLKVCFLQRSGSGFGFSIKSSKGEEGMFMTDVIVGGTADNAGVKAGDRIVEINGENVEGATHEQTVGMVKTAGNSVMFLLVDEDTDKYYKNKRIRLGPGLATTKHLPLKPRIAEITKGANGYGFFLMEDPKTPGHFIGEIDRGSPAEKAGLKEKDQLVAVDGMEVNHCTHEQVVEKIRQLGNLCCLLVVDAETDKMYKMGGISPLLYWEEMRSSLPQPSNPEPENNVIPVPAMPDAAEEIYKPKLCRMEKTAAGYGFHLNGIQGVHGQYIKEVVKGGAADRAGLEDDDIVVEVNGVNIEQRTHEEAVNLIRSSGDTLVLLVAGKAAYDHLKAKGVAITPKLLDTETAPIQPRERTPSVSSTSSSENEDMRF